From a single Oreochromis niloticus isolate F11D_XX linkage group LG3, O_niloticus_UMD_NMBU, whole genome shotgun sequence genomic region:
- the LOC109201457 gene encoding uncharacterized protein LOC109201457, with the protein MDTTYALCRQEIVGAPRVRDVVDRWPVLLMESQVVAESHRINSVNLHTQFYKELDRHTLRLITLFRDKAIKTGKIAEELAKLMRIYDIQEQRDVNTRRALVLRALPVYLREDASTLFRTCDSADGPDLTVTPVALLTVVTDDTTDSALFSPESICIVVEDEILVNGPINLADSFFLLFGYIYALDLQYPKKLELISELQLSRYSKC; encoded by the exons ATGGACACAACCTATGCACTATGTCGCCAAGAAATTGTTGGAGCTCCACGAGTGAGAGACGTCGTGGACAGATGGCCAGTCCTACTTATGGAGTCacag GTGGTTGCAGAGTCCCACCGAATCAACAGTGTTAACCTGCACACTCAATTCTACAAGGAGCTGGACAGACACACGCTTAGACTCATCACTTTGTTCCGAGACAAGGCCATCAAGACTGGCAAGATTGCAGAGGAGCTAGCAAAGCTCATGAGAATTTATGACATTCAG GAACAGCGTGATGTAAATACAAGACGGGCCCTCGTCCTTCGTGCACTTCCTGTGTACCTGCGTGAAGATGCCTCCACGTTATTCAGGACTTGTGAT TCAGCAGATGGTCCAGACCTCACTGTCACTCCTGTGGCTCTGCTGACAGTTGTCACGGATGACACTACTGATTCGGCCCTCTTCAGTCCCGAAAGCATCTGCATTGTCGTTGAGGATGAAATACTTGTGAATGGTCCCATAAATCTGGCTGACTCATTTTTCCTGCTCTTTGGGTACATCTATGCACTAGACCTACAATACCCAAAGAAACTTGAGCTTATAAGTGAGCTGCAGCTGTCAAGGTACAGTAAGTGTTAA